The genomic region GACGCAGAGGAACGCGCGGGGAAGGCCGTGTGCTTGTTAGGCGACACGGTGCGCCGCGAGCTGTTCGGCGCGCAGAGCCCGCTCGGGCAGCGCGTTCGGCTCGGGCAGCTCTCGTGCGCGGTGATCGGCGTGCTCGAAGCCAAGGGCGAGAGCGCGTTCGGCAGCGACCAAGACGACTTCGTGCTCGTGCCGCTGCGTTGGTACCACCGCCGCGTGGCCGGCAACACCGACGTGGGCACGATCCACCTCGCGGCGCTGCCGGGCGTGTCCACCTCCACGGTGCAGCGCGACACGGAGCGCCTCATGCGCGAGCGCCGGCGCACCGGAAACGGCGACGACGACTTCTCGGTGCGCGACATGAAGGAGATCGTGAGCGCGTTCACCACGACCACGCGCGTGCTCACGGGGTTGTTAGGGGCGGTGGCCGCCGTGAGCCTGATCGTGGGCGGCATCGGCATCATGAACATCATGCTCGTGAGCGTGACCGAGCGGACGCGCGAGATCGGCATCCGCCTCGCGATCGGCGCACTCGAGCGCGAAGTGCTGACGCAGTTCCTGGTGGAGGCCGTGGTGCTCTCCTCGCTCGGAGGCGTGGTGGGCATCGGCCTCGGCCTCGCCGCCGCGGCGGGCGGCGCCGGCGCACTCGGCGTGCCGTTCGTGCCCGAGCCCTCCGTCGTGCTGCTCGCGTTCGCCTTCAGCGCCGCGATCGGCGTCGCGTTCGGCTACTGGCCCGCGCAACAGGCCGCGCGGCTCGATCCGATCGAGGCGCTGCGGCACGAGTAGAGCGGGGCGCGGTGATCGAACAGGCGAGGTGAGACGTTTCGGCCGGGCCGAAATGTCGCAGGGCTGCAGTGCAGAGCGGCCTGATTGCGGCTCTCGCTCGTCCGGCTCGCCGAGTCGCCCTCGCGCGATCCCCGGCGCCCGCAGCGCGTCGCTCCAGCGGCTCGCGGAACGCGCACTTCGTTGCGCGCGCGCTGCCGCGCGGCGCCGATCTGCGCGTACTCTCCGCACCTCGCGGGCCCTTAGCTCAGCGGTCAGAGCACCCGGCTCATAACCGGAGAGACCCTGGTTCGAATCCAGGAGGGCCCACGCGTAGGCCTGCGGAGTTGTTGGGTCGTTCGCGAAGTCTGAGGTGCCCGCTTGTCGCCATTGCGTGAGTCGGGAAGCCGCGAACAGTGACTCCGCGAACTCGCACGGCGGCATTCGTCGTCGGGCGGATGCGAATGCGCGATCAGCTCTCACGTCCGCGCGTTGTCGATGTCGCCGCCGGCCCCGCGCTCCCCGGCGCGGGCTCCCGAACACCGCGGCCGCTCGGATGTCTAGCGCGTCGACGTACGTGCGGTCTGCGATAGCAATGCCCGAGCCGCGCGCTGCGGGCGATACTCGTCGCCACCCGGAATGCCGCCGAGCAGCTGCTCCAACCGACCGCGCGCCTGCGCCTCGTCGCTGCGACCGCGAGCGAGCCGGAAGAGTTCGGTCGCTGCCGACAACTGATCGACGAGCGCTCCGTGCGCGCCGAGCAACTCCTCGGCCTCGCGAAGCTCGAACTCCGCAGTCGCAACGTCGCCTTGCGCGAGCATCACCATGCCCACCGCGTTGCCGCTCGCGACGAGCGCGCGCACCTGCGCGTGGCCGCGCAGCATGTCGCTGTCTCCACCGACGAAGTAGCCGTTCGGGTGCTCGGTGAACTCGATCGGGCACGGCGCGTGGTACGAAGCCGTGAGCGCGACCGAGCCGTTCGGATAGAGCGGGCACGGGAACACCCACACCGGCGCGCGCGGCATCGTGCCAAGCGCGATCGCCAGCGTGACGAGGAGCGGGGCGACACTGATCGCGATCAACGCCGGCGGATTGCGGCGCAAGCGATCGAGAAAGTCACCGAACCTGTGCGGCTCTCGCTCCGGCTGCTGCTGCTTCACGGGCGCTCTCGGCGTGAGACCCGTCGATGCTATGCGCGCAGCCAGCGCCAAAGATCGTCAAAGTGCGGGGGCCCCGAACTTTGTGACAAGCGCGCTTGCGCCGGTCGGAGCGCGCTTGTTAGGCAAGCACGCTTGCGGAGTGGAGCAGCGGGATCGCACCAACGGACCGAACTCACTCACCGCGCCTGACCGCCCTTTGCCGTGCGCGCGAGCCACGCGTTGAGCGAATCGACGATCTCCTTGGCCGGAGGAAAGCCGCCCTTCGGGAGCGTCACCCACTTCGCCGCGTGCGGCGCGTCGGCGTGGAGCCTGGCGTAGGCCGTTTCGTTTTTGCCAAGCCTCACCACCTCGAAGCGAGCGATCCAATCGCGCGGCAAGACGCGCTCGCTCAGCGGCCAGCGCTTGACGAGGAGTACGCGCTCCGTGGCGCGGATCCGCGGGGACCACGGGGTGAGCTTGACCATCGACCAGAGCGCGGCGCCGAGCACGCAAACCCCGAGGAAGCGGGCTTCGGCCTGGTCGGCGCCCTGCACGGACATCGCCCACGCTCCGAAAGCGACGTACACGAGCACCTCGAACAACGCCTGGCGACGCGCAGGCTTGTACTCGAGCAGCACGCGCGCGCCGGCCTCTCCGTAGGGCATCGGAACCTCGCGGGGCGCGCTCCTCCTCTCTACACCCGCGCCCGCGCGGGAACAAAGGAATTATCAGGCTGCGCCGCGCCCTCATGCCTCGGCGTAGATTGCAGCCATGCGCATGCTCTACCTCGCCGGCCCCGACGTCTTTCTCCAGAACGCGATCGAGATTGGCGCGCGCAAGCGGGCGATCTGCGCGAAGCACGGCTTCGAGGGCCTCTACCCGATCGACCCCGACGTCGAAGCGAGCGCCGACCCGGAAGCGATCTTCCGCGCCAACTGCGCGCACATGCAGCGCGCCGACGCCGGCCTCTTCAACCTCACGCCCTTCCGCGGCCCCAGCGCCGACGCCGGCACGCTCTTCGAGCTCGGCTTCATGTTCGCGCTGGGCAAACCCGTCTACGGCTACGCGAGCCGCGCGGGCGCCTACGCCGCCCGCGTGCGCACTCACTACGGGAAGCTCGCACGCAGCGGCGGGCGGCTGTGGGACCCCAGCGGCCACGCGGTCGAGGACTTCGGCCTGCACGAGAACCTAATGATCGTGCGAGCACTCGCGGCGTCGGAGCGCGAGCTGGTCGTGGTACAAGAGCGAGGAGCGCAGGCGCTCGCGGCGATGCGGGCGTTTGAGAAATGCGTTGCAGCGCTAGCGAGGCGGCGCACGAAGCGCTCTTGAACCGAGGTACCCGTGGCCGACGACGACGCGACCGACAGTGCGCCCCGCTTGCCCGAGGGCCAGTTCAGAATTCTCAAGGTCGAAGACTCGGCCGACCCGCAGAACTTCAACATTGAGCCGAAGCGCGACGGCGATGCTGTTCCGCAGGATCAGGCCGCGTTGAATCATCTCGTCTACAGCACCTGGGGCGTGCTCAAACTGCTCAAGGAACAGGGCGTGTTCCCGGAAGGCCGGCAGCCGAACTACGACGGCCTCGGAGATCGAGCCGACGATCCGCGCAGTGTTCGTCGCTCTGCTGGCGATTGCGGTCGCCCTTCTTCTCGATCAAGGCGCCATCAAGATCTGGCTCGGCGGCACGGACCTCGCGCTCTTCGATCGCAATGCATCGATCGCGGTCCTGCTCGGCATCGTGGCCGGCGTGAGCGAGCGCGCACTTTCGGTGCGCGTGCTGCAGCGCTTTAGCGGGTACGTCGCGAAGTAGCGCTCACCCCTTCACCGGCACCCACACCTCGAGCCCGCCGTTGCCCGTGCGCGGATCGAACGCCTCGTCGTAGCGCTCGAACATCGGCTCGTGCAGCGGCTCGAGCTTCGCCTGCGCGAGGCCGTGCGAGAAGATCGCCGCGCACGTCGCGCCAACGCTCGAAGCGTGGCCGCGGTGCGGCCACACCGCGTAGCTGCGCGCGGGCAGCTCGATGCGCGCGAACTCCTTCGGCTGCGCCGGGAACGCGCGCACCTCCACCGCGCAGGCGTAGGTGAAGTTCACGCCGCTCTCGTCGGAGTCGTACATCACGCCGTAGGTCACGTTCCCGATTTGCTCCGCGATCGCGCCGAGGTGCGGCACGAAGCGATCCCACAGCGTGGGAATGCCGGCGTTGCCTTGGCAGCGCTGCGCAAGGCCGAAGAGCCGCCGCGGCCCGTCGCGCACGATGCGCGGGGCTTCGAGCTTCGAGCTGTTAGGGACGCTCATGCGAAGGGCCTCCTGAAGTGCGAGTCCGTGGGTGCTCTTGCGCGCGCGCACCTGCTCGGGCGTCGTGCCGAACTGCGCGCAGAACGCGCGCGTGAACGCTTCGTGCGAGCCGTAGCCAGCGGCGAGCGCCACATCGAGAATGTTCTCGGCGCCCGCAGCGAGCGCGAGCGCTGCGTGGCTGAGCCTCCGCGCGCGCACGTAGCCGCTGATCGTCTGCGCCACGGTGAGCGAGAACGCGCGCGAGAGGTGGAAGCGCGAGACGCCGGTGGCGAGGGCGATCTCATCGAGCGAGAGCTCGTTCGAGAGATGGCTCTCGATGTACCAGAGCGTGCGCGCCGAGATGCTCACGGGGCGGAATCTAGGAGCGCGGCGCGGAAGGCGGCTTGATCGCGGTTGCGGAAGTGAGGCTTACACGCCCGCGACGACCGTCGGGTGTTGGCGGCCTGGACCCGGCCGGAACGTGCTGCCGCAGCGCCTGCAGCCGAGCGCGTGCGCGATGCCGATGTGCCCGGCTTCGAGCGTCGCCGTGCCGCACGCCGGGCATGGCCTCGCGGGGGTCTCCGGAAACGACGCGAAGTGCGAGATTCCGCTCCCGCGCCGCTCCACCGCCGGAAGGGAAGCGTGAAGCCACACGCCCTCGCAGCTTCGGCACACGGGCGCCCAGAGCCGAAACTTGCGCGCCCATGCGAACGCGCCGCCGCAGTCGGGACACGTTGCGACCGGCAGCGGATCGCTCGGCTCCGCCTGGCGCCCCAACAACCACAGTGCACCGCCGAGGCCCGCCAGCGCGAGGAAGCCGGCGAGCCACATCGTGCTCATCGCCGCGTCACCCACCACTGCGCAGCTGCACCACCCAGCTCCGTCGCCACGAACGCCCACATCACATCCGGCAGCGACTCGGTGGCGAGATACCACGCGATCAGCGCGGCGACGGCGACGCGCCCCATCGCGTCGGCGCGCGCGAGGAAGCGTTCGGGGCGCGCGAGGCGCACCGCCGCCCACAGCACGCCGAGCATGCCCGCGAGGTTGGTGAAGAACGCGCCGAGCTCGCTGAGCTGCGGCGTTGCGAGGTTGCCGCCGAGCGCGCGGTCGAGCGCGTAGAGCGTGGCGACGAAGATCTTCGCGCTGAAGGGCAGGGCGAAGAGGCCCGTAACAACCAGGTCGAATGCGGCGCAGGCGCGGATCACGAGCATGCGGCGCTACTCCGGGCGGCGGAAGCGGAAGACGAACTGATCGGTCTTGCCGCGGATCGCTGGGTCGAAGACGCCGAGCTCGAGCGTGTCCGCGGGGTTGCGCAGCGCTTCCGACTCGCCGTCGTACACGAAGCCCGCGGCTTCGAGCTCGCTGCGCACGATCGCGGGGTCGATGCGGTGCAGCGTGTCGGCAACGCTGACGTCCGCGCCCGCCTTCGCGCGGTGATCGACCACGACGTACACGCCGCCAGGCTTCAGCGCGGCGAAGACTTGCCGGTTCACGGCGGCCCAGTCGAGGTTCAGCCGCGCGAGATGCAGGTCGTGGTAGTTCTGCGCGGTGAAGATCGCGTCGACCGGCTCGGGCACGCTGAGCGTCGCGAAGCTCTGCTGCACGACCTCGACGTTCGCGTACTCGGCGGCGACGGCGCGGATCGGCGGATCCGTTTGCTGCGCGCCGGGCGGCGGGATCAGCGCGTAGACCCTGCCGCTCGCGCCCACGGCCTCCGCCAGCACGCGCGTGAAGTAGCCGCCGCCAGGAATGAAGTCGGCGACGCGCTGGCCCGGCGCGACGCCCGCGAACGCGAGCATCTCGGCGGGCTTGCGATCGGCGTCGCGCGCGCGATCGGCCTCGGGCCGCTTCGCGTGCGCGACCGCGGCGACGATGTGCGGCGAGGCCGCGGTGATCGCGGGCGCTTCGGGTTGCGAGGTGCACGCCAGCGCGAACGCAGCGGCGGTGATCAGGGCGCGGGCTCTCATCTCGTCTCCTTCGCGAGTGCGAGCTTCACACGCTCGCGCGCGCCGTGCTCGGCGCCGGCAAGCGGCGCACGAACAGGAACATCCCCGCCGCGCTCGCGGTCGAGACGGCGTAGAGCGCGAAGTGGCCGGGTGTGGTGAACGCGTCGCCGAACCAGAGCGCGGTGGCGGTGAACCAACTCGCGACCATCGCGGTGTAGGCGCCCCAGATCAGCGGCGACGTGCCGGCGCGCGTGCCGCGCCTGACGACCATCGCGGCTGCGAAGGGCGGGCCGATCAGGTTCGCGAGGTGGAAGTAGTTGATGTAGAGCGGATCGCCGATCCACTCCTTCACCAGCTCGAAGCCCAGGGCCATCGTGCCGAGCCACGCCAGCACGAGCGCCGTGAACTGCGGCTGCGTGAGGCGCGGCGCGAACTCCTTGCGCCCGAAGCGCAGCGTGAGCCACAGGAACACGAGCTCGTTGATCACGGTGAGCACGAGCGCGGCCCAGAACAGCTTCACGTACCAGTGGTCGATCTCGACGAACCAGCGCTCGTAGCGCGCCACCATCGAGGCGTCGCCCGCGAGCCAGAAGAGCGTGCAGAAGATGGGGATCGGCACCGTCTGATCGCGCAGGCCTTGGCGCACGGCCGCGATGAACCAGGTGTAGTTGCACGCCATCGCGAGCCCGCACAGCGCGAGCACCTTCCACATGTTCTCGTCGAGCGCGGCGAGCACGGGCGTGGAGTCGTACATCGGCGGCGCTCCCTAATGACTCGCGCGCGGCGGCGTCCAGGGCGTGGCGCGCGGGATGACGCGCGGCACGTTCGCACAGTACTCGCGGTAGGCGGCGCCAAAGCGGCGCGCGAGCTGCGGCTCTTCCGCGATTGGCAGATAGATCGCATTCAGCGTGAGGAACGCGGCGGCCCGCGCCAGATGCGGCAGCGAGAGCAGCACGAGCGCCTCGGCGAAGAGCGTCAGGACCACGCCCGAGATCATCGGGTTGCGCACGTAGCGATACGGGCCTGCGACGACGAGCTCGCGCGGCGGATCCCACGGCGCGAGCGTGCCGTGTCCTTCGCTCGCAAAGCGCCGCAGCGAGGCGACGAACAGCGTGAGCCCGAGCGCGAGCAGCGCCACGCCCACGACCTGCGCCGCCACTACGGCCGCCGAGTCGCCGAGCGCGAGCACGACCCCGTTGCGCCGCACGAGCCAGAGCGGAACGAGCACCGCGACCGAGAACGGAAGCAGCGCAATCGCCGCGAGATGGCGCAGCCACATCACGACCTCGCGCGCGCCAGCCAGCGGAACACGAGCACGTGCCCGAAGAGCGCGGCCTGAACGAGGAACGCGGGCAGCCACACGTACGGGAACGTGGTCACGATCGTGTTCGCGGGCTCGTTCATGAACACGCGCAGTGGCGTTGGCGCGGAAAGAAACGCGACGGTGACGATCGTCGCGAGCAGCGCGCAGCCGAGCACGTTCCACGCCGCGACGAGCGCGCGGGGTGCGCGCCCGCGCGCAGCGAGCGCAGCAACCACGAGCGCGCTCACGCCCGTCACGACGTCGAAGTTCATCCCCGACCAGGTCATCTGCACGGGGATCAGCCCTTCCTCGTAACTCTCGTGCAGAATGATCTCGACCGGGATGCGAAACGCCTGATAACCGACCAGCCACGCGAGCGGAGCGCGCTCCACGAGCTGCGTGCCGAGCGGCGAGAAGGCGAGCGCGATCGTCGCCGCGGCGTAGCCGAGCACCATCAGCGCGAACGGCGGCGGCATGCGCGAGAGCTCCGCAAGCACGCCGCTTCGCGCGAGCGCACCCGCGACGCCGAGCCAGAGCGCGACCACGACGACGCCGCGCATGCGATGGCCGAGGCGCGCCTGCGTCACGACGAACAACGCGGCGACCGCAGCCACCAACATGAGGAAGCTCTGCTCGAGGAACGTGGAGACTGGCGGCATCGCGAACTCCGGCATCGAGGCTCCGTGAGGCTTTGGCGCGAGGCCCTCCGTCCCCGCAACACCGGCGGCGGCTCGAGCGGCCGGTGGCGTGGACCGCCCTACTCGCATCTCGAGAAAGCCTGCCACGCAGCGGAGAGGACGAGCCACCTCGGACATAGGAGGCTTGCATGCAGACCCTTCCGGCGTTCCTCTTGTTCGCGCTTTCTGGGGCCGCTTCCGCCTCGACCCTCTACATCCAAGGCACCGCGCCAGCCGCGACCGATCCCCAGCAGGGCGTCACGCTCGGCACGCACCTACTCGCGAACGACCCCAATCACCCGTCGGTCGCCGGCGTCGGCGGTGGTGGGATCAGCGCGGCCGGCACTGCTCTCGACGGGTATCGCACCTACATCTACGACCTTGGCGCCCAAGCCGACCTAACCGACGGCGTCGCGAACCGGGGTGATCCGGGCTTCGCGATGATGATCTGGGACATGGGGCAGGCCTTCGACAGCCTCCGCCTCTACACGCACCAGGATCACTACTCCGGCGGGCCGATCACAAGCAATTTCACCGCCCAGGACGTGATGGAGTACAGCGTCTGGGGCAGTCACGACGGCGACAACTTCATCCTGCTCTCAGACGTAGTCGACTTCGACCTGCTCGGAGGCGGCGTCGGCTTGCCCACGTACACGTTCGTCGGAACCGCGCCCTCGGTCGTGTATCGCGGCGGTAGTGCAGAGTTCGGCGTCACGAATGCCTACACGCGCGAGTACGTGTTCAGTCAGGCGTATCGCTACTACGGCATCCGCACGAGCCAGGTGTCGTTGACGATCCCCGGTGGCGGCGTCGATGCCGATCCCGAGATCGACGGCGTGGGCGCGTTCAACATCAGCACGAGACCGCCCGGTACGCCCGGCGTGCCCGAGCCGAGCCTCGCGGCGCTGCTCGGTGTGGGCGCCATGGGGCTCGCGGCTGCGCGCCTTCGCTGGCGCTAGCGCTCGTATCGAGCCAACTCGCGGCAGCGTCGGCACGCGCGCGTGCCCGAACGCCGCCGCGCTGCCTAAGAGCGTCGCAGGCGCGCCGCGATCCACGGCGCGAGCGCCAGCACCAGCATGCCCAGCGCGAGGTAGCCGCCGCGACGCGGATCGTAGTCCTCGGTGATGCGCTGCCACTCGTAACCGAGGACGAGGCGGCCGAGTGCGACCTCGAAGGCGATCGTGAGCGCTACCCACGACGCGCCGACTTGCAGTTGCTCACGCGCACGGCGCGCAGCCAGCCAGCGCGAGCCGAGCGTCGCGACGGCGAGAATCACGAGCGCGCCCGTAACGACCGAGAGCTGGCGCGCGCGCAGGTCGCCGAGTGCGGGGCGCAGCAGCCACTCGCGCAGCGTGCCGTGCGCCGACTCGGCCGCGATGATCGCGAGCCAGAGCGCGAGCGCGCGGCGCCACATCGCAGGCAGCTTCGCGCGCTCGGTCAGTGCGCGCTCTCACAGCTCGCGAGCTTGGCTTCCAGCTCGGCGACGCGTTCGCGCAGCGGCTTCACCGCGCGCTCCACCTCGTCGAGCGTGAAGCGCGGCGTGATGTGCTGCGGGCAGTTCCAGTCGAAGCCCGCGACGCGCACTTCCACGACGCTCTCCAGCTCGCCCTTGTAGCCCGGCACCGCGAGGCGCTGCGCGAGGCCGTCGTCTTCGCCCGCGCGGCGCACGCGCGCGGTCCCTAACACCTTGAGCCGCCGCCGGTTCGCGTAGTCCATCAGGATCAGCGCGACGCGATCGTTGCCGGCGAGGTTTCCGGTCGACACGTACTGCCGATTCCCGCGGAAGTTCGCCCACGCGAGCGTCTTCGAGTCCAGTACGCGCAGAAAGCCGGGCGCGCCGCCGCGGAACTGCACGTACGGCCAGCCGGTTTCGCTCACGCTCGCGAGATAGAAGCCGTCGCGCGCGTGGATGAAGTCCGCCTCCTTCGCGGTGAGCACGTCGTTCCACGGCTCGCCCTCGAGGAAGCGCAGGTAGTTGTTGCGAGAGCCGTAGCGCTCCTGCTCGGCCTGAACGGCGGGGGTGAACGCGATCTCGGCGAATCGGTTGCCCATGGGGCTCCTCGTTGGTGACGCGCCTGTCTTGGATGCCCCGAGGTTACGCGCACCTCGCCCGCGCCAGATTCCGCTGCCACCTTGCGCCCATGCACCACGTCGTCCCAACGCTGCGCGTCGCGAAGCTGGCCGCGAGCCGCAGCTTCTACGAGCGCGGGCTTGGCTTTCGCGTCGACTGGGAGCACGCGAACGACGCGGGCGAGCGGTTCGCGCAGCTCTCGCGCGAGGGACTGCTGCTGTATCTGAGCGAGCGCGCGGAGGACGGCCGCGGGGGCGCGCTCGTCCATCTCTACGTGCCGAGCGTCGACGCCTGGCATGCCGAATTCTTCGAGCGCGGCGTGGACGCGCCCTTGCCCCTCGACATGCCGTGGGGGAACCGCGAGTTCCGCGTGCGCGACCCCGACGGCAACCAGCTTTGCGTGTGCACGCCGCTGCACCGCATCGGAGCGAGGTGACCGATGCCCAGCGCGAAGCACGTCGGCATCGTGGCGGTGAGCGCCGAGGGCGCGGCGCTCTGTTACCGAACGCTCTGCGTGGAAGGCGCGGAGCTGTTAGGTCCGCACGCGCATCCCGAGGTCTCGCTGCACACGTTCCCGCTCGCGGCGTACATGGAGCACTGCAATCGCGGCGACTGGGCCGCGGCGGGCGAGATGCTGCTCGACTCCGCCGCGAAGCTCGCGAAGGTCGGCGCCGAGCTCCTGGTCTGCCCTGACAACACGCTGCACTAATCGCTCGATCTCGTGCGCGCGCGCTCGCCGCTCCCGTGGCTGCACATCGCCGAGGAGGTCGCGCGCGTGGCGAAGGAGCGCGGCGTCAAGAAGCTCGGCGTGCTCGGCACGAAGCTGCTGATGGAGGGCCCGGTGTACGAGCGCCCGCTCGCCGCGGTCGGCGTCGAGCGCGCGATCCCGAATGCCGACGACCGCGCGAAGATCGACGAGATCATCTTCACGGAGCTCGTCTACGGCCGCTTCGAGAGCGTCTCGCGCCGCTTCTTCCAGCGCGCGAACCGGCGTCTCGAGAAAGCGGGCTGCGACGCCGTGGCGCTCAGCTGCACCGAGATCCAGCTGCTCGTCGGCGAAGCGGACTCGCCGCTGCCGGTGATCGACTCGACGCGCACGCTCGCGCGCGCAGCGCTGCGGGAGGCGTGCGCGCGTTGAGCCTCGTCCTGCGCCCGGCCGGGCCGACCGACTTCTCCGCGATCCTCGCGCTGAACGCAGAGTCGGTGCATT from Deltaproteobacteria bacterium harbors:
- a CDS encoding ABC transporter permease yields the protein MLGPMLRLALQAIRRNVLRSSLTVLGIVIGVASVIIMVTLGAGATQRVTNDLQKLGTNTLMVRPGQSFHGGGGARGMAAMLKVEDAEAIEREIAGVAAVAPMSQQQMQAIAGSQNRSTSVIGSTASYLAVRNWAVSSGRAFSDAEERAGKAVCLLGDTVRRELFGAQSPLGQRVRLGQLSCAVIGVLEAKGESAFGSDQDDFVLVPLRWYHRRVAGNTDVGTIHLAALPGVSTSTVQRDTERLMRERRRTGNGDDDFSVRDMKEIVSAFTTTTRVLTGLLGAVAAVSLIVGGIGIMNIMLVSVTERTREIGIRLAIGALEREVLTQFLVEAVVLSSLGGVVGIGLGLAAAAGGAGALGVPFVPEPSVVLLAFAFSAAIGVAFGYWPAQQAARLDPIEALRHE
- a CDS encoding AraC family transcriptional regulator; protein product: MSISARTLWYIESHLSNELSLDEIALATGVSRFHLSRAFSLTVAQTISGYVRARRLSHAALALAAGAENILDVALAAGYGSHEAFTRAFCAQFGTTPEQVRARKSTHGLALQEALRMSVPNSSKLEAPRIVRDGPRRLFGLAQRCQGNAGIPTLWDRFVPHLGAIAEQIGNVTYGVMYDSDESGVNFTYACAVEVRAFPAQPKEFARIELPARSYAVWPHRGHASSVGATCAAIFSHGLAQAKLEPLHEPMFERYDEAFDPRTGNGGLEVWVPVKG
- a CDS encoding class I SAM-dependent methyltransferase, whose protein sequence is MRARALITAAAFALACTSQPEAPAITAASPHIVAAVAHAKRPEADRARDADRKPAEMLAFAGVAPGQRVADFIPGGGYFTRVLAEAVGASGRVYALIPPPGAQQTDPPIRAVAAEYANVEVVQQSFATLSVPEPVDAIFTAQNYHDLHLARLNLDWAAVNRQVFAALKPGGVYVVVDHRAKAGADVSVADTLHRIDPAIVRSELEAAGFVYDGESEALRNPADTLELGVFDPAIRGKTDQFVFRFRRPE
- a CDS encoding isoprenylcysteine carboxylmethyltransferase family protein, whose amino-acid sequence is MWLRHLAAIALLPFSVAVLVPLWLVRRNGVVLALGDSAAVVAAQVVGVALLALGLTLFVASLRRFASEGHGTLAPWDPPRELVVAGPYRYVRNPMISGVVLTLFAEALVLLSLPHLARAAAFLTLNAIYLPIAEEPQLARRFGAAYREYCANVPRVIPRATPWTPPRASH
- a CDS encoding VOC family protein; amino-acid sequence: MHHVVPTLRVAKLAASRSFYERGLGFRVDWEHANDAGERFAQLSREGLLLYLSERAEDGRGGALVHLYVPSVDAWHAEFFERGVDAPLPLDMPWGNREFRVRDPDGNQLCVCTPLHRIGAR
- a CDS encoding pyridoxamine 5'-phosphate oxidase family protein; this encodes MGNRFAEIAFTPAVQAEQERYGSRNNYLRFLEGEPWNDVLTAKEADFIHARDGFYLASVSETGWPYVQFRGGAPGFLRVLDSKTLAWANFRGNRQYVSTGNLAGNDRVALILMDYANRRRLKVLGTARVRRAGEDDGLAQRLAVPGYKGELESVVEVRVAGFDWNCPQHITPRFTLDEVERAVKPLRERVAELEAKLASCESAH
- a CDS encoding nucleoside 2-deoxyribosyltransferase; the protein is MLYLAGPDVFLQNAIEIGARKRAICAKHGFEGLYPIDPDVEASADPEAIFRANCAHMQRADAGLFNLTPFRGPSADAGTLFELGFMFALGKPVYGYASRAGAYAARVRTHYGKLARSGGRLWDPSGHAVEDFGLHENLMIVRALAASERELVVVQERGAQALAAMRAFEKCVAALARRRTKRS